A part of Myxococcus landrumus genomic DNA contains:
- a CDS encoding flagellar hook-length control protein FliK, translating to MANESDSPKTTAAPDARAAAPELRLLDRRAFVGFPALEVMPGLRISDFALQIPDVSFPFNVSAGATRYQRKKLLFGFLELSVDADLVTRRVAELAGRLAGLEEVRLHFRPGYLEGQGRLPAPERTPFTFKVAFDADGEKLAVYLYDVRLYGFSSTPSVQVPGLLSAAVGALALVPDVEARGATGFSTRVLPALCQLAAVSRGYKMPSLDTARLSAAEVSSTGLRLRFAAGGLPPPSAPDEELLLTLEGARAFADAESLVAQGRLAEARRLYLQAGDAQDAHPFAAERLLSLLVADPQAHELALDVAATLQRRRDRSPAALWGEAVVRERRGEGARAAERYLALCALARRTSEEAAAFFSAEAAARCSRDTAPQVAVKALHELLGLKPDHLPSLKALARASDQARDRAGAVRAYRRLAALARDPHEAADAHVHLARLCAQTEDDIAGARLHCEAALRLSPDQPDALLLLGELCHRGGEHLRALKALDRLREVSMARHELDRVGHADLMAGRVWEEGLKQAENALLRYREAVSLLPGEPEPLFAAARVAEGLGRLQEALAGYQQALELAGPAPRSEGIRRAAHSSHHALARLYRSRLGDPARAREHLESALALDPRDAVALEELVPYFRITGKSLELADALEKSAALQEEPARRAASWAEAGELFRGRLQQPEKAERLLLLALEADADHRPALESLLALAEARRDGPLLTRCLSSLARLAQDVKERAQKYRRLAVAARDLAFDLDLAVHSLQEVLRAEPDDLPALGELCALQRKRADMAGLAVALEERSRVAEAQGDKRLAAAALRELAGVLEARLGRVGDALVALEKAARLAPDSAVLLDLADLSLRCERPEHARKALESLLATLPRTAAPEKLADVRARLGRACEMLGDREGAIAAYAQALPLRRLDDALAARLESLYTEAGETQALAELWAGRAQALMGAERAEEAAPLFLQSARALLERGEKSAALLRLSAALEASPQGPLAAEVLESLAELELERGEKLEAARLYARRAVLVPEARAGAKLLFRASLLAAGTSREEVFLAESLERDATFAPARQRRGELRLPTDARAALEDFEAVLALPPVDADAPREAERVALTRKAASAAVRAGRTDSARRLLAEYCIRVPEDLDSRVELANLHRKAGAREALADLLVELWPRLSGEPRRAARRELAELSLGLGRAGAAVDSLRSLRLEEPHDTWAAQALLDLLPPPGTGSADEEAERLELLGALVVSSTGEDRAELLARRAVLHRASGRTPAARDDFSEAASLARRPAPLLLALAELARESQDDAGELEVWRRAVSADARLATRARERLLALAGVLTEKDSRELAREALTAAVALEPSETERCDAFFALADLARRDERPDEEAAALAEAARQGPTPRRVEALLARASLLEAGGKLAEVRESLEAALALAPRHARATASLQRALRSLEDWAALAELLAAEAPHAGAAESAEMYSELASLYLERLGQPAPAEAALRQALRFAPGDAQARRRLVSLVAGRGELREAAALLETAAESAGTTEAAALLREGAAHAREAQDLDRALKLARKAHALVPARGEELASLAELLYLRGAVVEALPLQEMLAATVDFAANPDAAESTWLRLGDLAESAGETKRAVSAYRKLLVERPLSEPAVQRLSALLEKDDPRGAFEALVTHARALAPSDDTVRRLVVLAEKARASLADAGVAASLLTRAAEMAASPLPLRLQLASLYRETGRSLELLTELRHVSALSLQMGDVAGTLAAYEEEARLAENTGRADDALRALADARDLLQSRSRAPEAAACERRRAELLRDVKLDLPAAESALDRAFSLAEDLGTARLGAALAERRDDAEAEALWLERALPLLEDAKEAASLRLRLAKLHLGVLADVEEAERFLRGALRQDRSLDEAEALLARLLERDGRLAELAAWYEECAESEADNERRAELLQRAAVLYRDRAGRPDAAAAAFIAARSARPDDLDLTAQAAELLHEVKRHADAAEFDAVLLEADPFREPIFTRHRAFLEETGDPQSLAELMLRRAQRQEAVDAADSYLAAARAFLAAGARERALLCEDRAFELSPASAEAFERVRERAAGDVRRLSELLAQRAAALPPEEALPLWRERATRLLDAGEALLAAEAFDAYLSNAGQDVEALSARAELAAQSGGPAAARPYDRRLLSAGGDALPLAVRARTWLRLGHASLGANAYHDAADAFESVVALEPDSDRGREALSLLAEVHSRTGNAPGLYRASLQLARRAEDTATAEVLYRRAADLFDDPKDAIDALLPLARLRPADAAVIDRAVAGLRAMGRHGDLLAVYESGAEAAGGTRAAELLLAAATVAAESLADLDAAWDLTQRAAEAAPEDVTALKALVAGLRERSDTARLREALEQLVPRLEDADEAALARLELAALLRAADMASRAREVLEAVVERGTSGAGYAVALEELEKLSSDGPARRAEVRVARAELSVGRERLVLLLSAARDFESAGRLPDALKAAKAAAATEPDVDASLRVAHLYRASGDAPRAAQSLLQAARLASPEERPPLLLEAADLWEKAGAHGDALEVIERIATEAPDMLPPSELAERFGRLGAFTRALEVGFVPAMAAGELTDALAMAAQAGDVARTREALWALAANPDADTAHASALADGLRAEEDAEGLLELAALSAPRDLAFAVVLRDEVLRSADAPLLPRLRALDELSSDASFAARLTLLLPGLEKLPEGLAEAVLQRVRALPDAARVEALAMAAEGWSSRRKSLLRERHALELGLGRFEAAVRTLSRLIEVEEDSRVLATLHLEQGELWLSPVEKPDEARAAFERALAADASCMPALRNLLALVDELRQPAEFVALAERLTVEEGPDAASPHRERLADAYEALGQVADAVAQLEALPETEERLARRARLAEQRGLTGEALALRERLTDEPVVLESILRGYLDAQLVSPAARLAERLFDAGVLSAEGLRLACERLSPVPEGAPFAARVWPELLRASPLDVDGWTLFAEALRLLGRLESAEKADGVGAALSSSTAPATAAHITPLPIPSGFHHPLPANALPVTAERFPRLFAALRPLLSSLGASGLRVNVDPVGGVEAYLASSEELVLGAGALSCFGSVELGYLCALALSLGESGVALARPGEVAGFEISAVAAFQAVPASLAAGRVLARLDAEVRGSDPARVDVGAVLARGGAFRAVALSVLGAG from the coding sequence ATGGCCAACGAGAGTGACTCCCCCAAGACCACCGCGGCGCCCGATGCGCGCGCCGCCGCGCCCGAGCTGCGCCTGCTGGACCGCAGGGCCTTCGTGGGCTTTCCCGCGCTGGAGGTGATGCCGGGACTGCGCATCTCCGACTTCGCGCTCCAGATTCCGGACGTCAGCTTCCCCTTCAACGTCAGCGCCGGGGCTACGCGTTATCAGCGCAAGAAGCTGCTCTTTGGCTTCCTGGAGCTGTCCGTCGACGCGGACCTGGTGACGCGCCGGGTGGCGGAGCTCGCGGGGCGTCTGGCGGGACTGGAGGAGGTGCGGCTGCACTTCCGGCCGGGATACCTCGAGGGACAGGGGCGGCTGCCCGCGCCGGAGCGCACGCCCTTCACGTTCAAGGTCGCCTTCGACGCGGATGGCGAGAAGCTCGCCGTCTACTTGTACGACGTGCGGCTCTACGGGTTTTCCTCCACGCCGTCGGTGCAGGTGCCGGGGTTGCTGTCCGCCGCGGTGGGTGCACTGGCGCTGGTTCCGGATGTGGAGGCACGCGGCGCCACGGGCTTCAGCACGCGGGTGCTGCCGGCGCTGTGTCAGCTCGCGGCGGTGAGCCGTGGCTACAAGATGCCGTCGCTGGACACCGCGCGCCTGTCCGCGGCGGAGGTCTCCAGCACGGGGCTTCGTCTGCGCTTCGCCGCGGGAGGACTGCCTCCGCCGTCGGCTCCGGACGAGGAGCTGCTGCTGACGTTGGAGGGTGCGCGGGCCTTCGCGGACGCGGAGTCGCTCGTCGCGCAGGGACGGCTGGCCGAGGCCCGGCGGCTGTACCTCCAGGCGGGGGACGCGCAGGACGCGCATCCGTTCGCCGCGGAGCGGCTGTTGTCGCTGCTGGTGGCGGACCCGCAGGCGCATGAGCTGGCGTTGGATGTGGCCGCCACGCTCCAGCGTCGACGCGACCGGAGCCCCGCGGCGCTGTGGGGCGAGGCGGTGGTGCGGGAGCGTCGGGGCGAAGGCGCTCGCGCCGCCGAGCGCTACCTGGCGTTGTGCGCGTTGGCCCGCCGCACGTCGGAGGAGGCCGCGGCGTTCTTCTCCGCCGAGGCCGCCGCGCGTTGCTCTCGCGACACCGCGCCGCAAGTGGCGGTGAAGGCGCTGCACGAGTTGCTGGGACTCAAGCCGGACCACCTGCCTTCGCTGAAGGCACTGGCGCGTGCGTCGGACCAGGCGCGCGACAGGGCGGGCGCGGTGCGGGCCTATCGCCGGCTGGCGGCGCTCGCCAGAGACCCGCATGAGGCCGCGGATGCGCACGTGCATCTGGCGCGGCTGTGCGCGCAGACGGAGGACGACATCGCCGGAGCGCGCCTGCACTGCGAGGCGGCGCTGCGGTTGTCTCCCGACCAGCCAGATGCGCTGCTGCTGCTGGGTGAGCTGTGTCACCGTGGTGGCGAGCACCTGCGCGCGCTGAAGGCGTTGGACCGGCTGCGTGAAGTGTCGATGGCCCGGCACGAGCTGGACCGGGTGGGCCATGCCGACCTGATGGCCGGCCGCGTGTGGGAAGAGGGCTTGAAGCAGGCGGAGAACGCGCTGCTTCGCTACCGCGAGGCGGTGTCGCTGCTGCCCGGTGAGCCCGAGCCGTTGTTCGCCGCCGCTCGCGTGGCGGAGGGACTGGGCCGGTTGCAGGAGGCGCTCGCGGGCTACCAGCAGGCGCTGGAGCTGGCGGGGCCGGCGCCGCGCTCGGAAGGGATTCGGCGCGCCGCGCACTCCAGTCACCACGCGCTGGCTCGGCTGTACCGCTCGCGGTTGGGCGACCCGGCGCGGGCGCGTGAGCACCTGGAGTCGGCGCTGGCGCTGGACCCTCGCGACGCGGTGGCGTTGGAGGAGCTGGTTCCGTACTTCCGCATCACCGGGAAGTCGCTGGAGCTGGCCGATGCGCTGGAGAAGTCCGCCGCGCTCCAGGAGGAGCCCGCCAGGCGCGCCGCGTCCTGGGCGGAGGCGGGAGAGCTGTTCCGGGGACGGCTCCAGCAGCCGGAGAAGGCGGAGCGGTTGCTGCTGCTCGCGCTGGAGGCGGACGCGGACCATCGGCCCGCGCTGGAGTCCCTCCTGGCCCTGGCCGAGGCTCGGCGCGATGGTCCGCTGCTGACGCGGTGCCTGTCTTCGCTGGCGCGGCTCGCGCAGGACGTGAAGGAGCGCGCGCAGAAGTACCGCCGCCTCGCGGTGGCCGCGCGCGACCTGGCCTTCGACCTGGACCTGGCGGTGCACTCCCTCCAGGAAGTGCTGCGCGCGGAGCCGGATGACCTGCCCGCGTTGGGCGAGCTGTGTGCCTTGCAGCGCAAGCGCGCGGACATGGCCGGGCTGGCCGTGGCGCTGGAAGAGCGCTCGCGGGTGGCGGAGGCGCAGGGAGACAAGCGGCTCGCGGCGGCGGCGCTGCGCGAGCTGGCGGGCGTGTTGGAGGCTCGCCTGGGCCGGGTGGGTGACGCGCTGGTGGCGCTGGAGAAGGCGGCGCGGTTGGCGCCCGACTCCGCGGTGCTGCTGGACCTGGCGGACCTGTCCCTGCGCTGCGAGCGTCCGGAGCATGCGCGCAAGGCGCTGGAGTCGCTGCTGGCGACGCTGCCTCGCACCGCCGCGCCGGAGAAGCTGGCGGACGTGCGCGCCCGGTTGGGTCGTGCGTGCGAGATGCTCGGAGACCGCGAGGGCGCCATCGCCGCGTATGCGCAGGCGCTGCCGCTGCGCCGCCTGGACGATGCGCTGGCCGCGCGGCTGGAGTCCCTCTACACGGAGGCGGGCGAGACGCAGGCCCTGGCCGAGCTGTGGGCGGGCCGCGCGCAGGCGCTGATGGGCGCCGAGCGCGCCGAGGAGGCCGCGCCCCTGTTCCTCCAGAGCGCCCGTGCGCTGCTGGAGCGGGGCGAGAAGTCCGCGGCGCTTCTGCGTCTGTCGGCGGCGCTGGAGGCGAGTCCTCAGGGGCCCTTGGCCGCCGAGGTGCTGGAGTCGCTGGCCGAGCTGGAGCTGGAGCGGGGCGAGAAGCTGGAGGCCGCGCGGCTGTACGCGCGTCGGGCCGTGCTCGTGCCCGAGGCCCGCGCTGGCGCGAAGCTGCTCTTCCGAGCGTCGTTGTTGGCGGCGGGCACGAGCCGCGAGGAAGTGTTCCTCGCCGAGTCGCTGGAGCGCGATGCCACCTTCGCGCCCGCGCGTCAGCGGCGTGGCGAGCTGCGCCTGCCCACCGATGCTCGCGCGGCGCTGGAAGACTTCGAGGCGGTGCTGGCGCTTCCTCCCGTGGACGCGGACGCGCCTCGGGAAGCGGAGCGGGTGGCGCTGACTCGCAAGGCCGCGAGCGCCGCCGTGCGCGCGGGCAGGACGGACTCCGCGCGCCGTCTGCTGGCCGAGTACTGCATCCGCGTCCCGGAGGACCTGGACTCCCGCGTGGAGCTGGCCAACCTGCACCGCAAGGCGGGCGCACGCGAGGCGCTGGCGGACCTGCTGGTGGAGCTGTGGCCCCGGCTGTCCGGTGAGCCTCGACGCGCGGCTCGCCGCGAGCTGGCGGAGCTGTCGCTGGGCCTGGGCCGGGCGGGCGCGGCGGTGGACTCGCTGCGCAGCTTGAGGCTGGAGGAGCCGCACGACACCTGGGCGGCGCAAGCGCTGCTCGACCTGCTGCCGCCTCCGGGCACCGGCTCCGCCGACGAGGAGGCCGAGCGTCTGGAGTTGCTGGGCGCGCTCGTGGTGTCCTCGACGGGCGAGGACCGCGCGGAGCTGCTCGCGCGTCGCGCGGTGCTTCACCGTGCATCCGGCCGGACTCCCGCCGCGCGCGATGACTTCTCCGAGGCCGCGAGCCTGGCCCGCCGTCCCGCGCCGCTCCTGCTCGCGCTGGCGGAGCTGGCTCGCGAGTCGCAGGACGATGCGGGCGAGCTGGAGGTGTGGCGTCGCGCGGTGAGCGCGGATGCCCGGCTGGCGACTCGCGCCCGGGAGCGGCTGCTCGCGCTGGCCGGCGTGCTGACGGAGAAGGACTCGCGAGAGCTGGCGCGCGAGGCGCTGACCGCCGCCGTGGCCTTGGAGCCGTCGGAGACGGAGCGCTGCGATGCGTTCTTCGCCCTGGCGGACCTCGCGCGTCGCGATGAACGTCCGGACGAAGAGGCCGCCGCGCTCGCCGAGGCCGCGCGCCAGGGCCCCACGCCCCGCCGTGTCGAGGCGCTGCTCGCCCGGGCTTCGTTGCTCGAGGCGGGTGGGAAGCTCGCGGAGGTGCGCGAGAGCCTGGAGGCCGCGCTGGCGTTGGCGCCTCGTCATGCGCGAGCCACCGCGTCCTTGCAGCGTGCCCTGCGCTCGCTGGAGGACTGGGCCGCGTTGGCGGAGTTGCTCGCCGCGGAGGCCCCGCACGCGGGCGCCGCCGAGTCCGCGGAGATGTACTCGGAGCTGGCGTCGCTCTATCTGGAGCGGCTGGGCCAGCCCGCTCCCGCCGAGGCCGCGCTGCGGCAGGCCCTGCGCTTCGCTCCAGGCGATGCACAGGCGCGGCGCCGGTTGGTGTCGCTGGTGGCGGGACGCGGCGAGCTGCGTGAGGCCGCGGCCCTGCTGGAGACCGCCGCCGAGAGCGCCGGGACGACCGAGGCCGCCGCGCTGCTGCGCGAGGGCGCGGCGCATGCACGTGAGGCCCAGGACCTGGACCGCGCGCTGAAGCTGGCTCGCAAGGCGCACGCCCTGGTTCCCGCGCGGGGGGAGGAGTTGGCCTCGCTGGCCGAGCTGCTCTACCTGCGAGGCGCGGTGGTGGAAGCGCTCCCGCTCCAGGAGATGCTGGCCGCGACGGTGGACTTCGCGGCGAACCCCGACGCGGCTGAGTCGACGTGGCTGCGCCTGGGCGACCTGGCGGAGAGCGCGGGCGAGACGAAGCGCGCGGTGAGCGCGTATCGGAAGCTGCTCGTCGAGCGTCCGTTGAGCGAGCCCGCGGTGCAGCGGCTCTCCGCGCTGCTGGAGAAGGATGACCCACGCGGCGCGTTCGAGGCGCTGGTCACCCACGCGCGGGCGCTGGCACCTTCCGACGACACGGTGCGGCGGTTGGTGGTGCTCGCGGAGAAGGCGCGGGCCTCGCTCGCCGACGCGGGTGTGGCGGCCTCGCTGCTGACCCGGGCCGCGGAGATGGCGGCGTCGCCGTTGCCGCTGCGCCTCCAGCTTGCTTCGCTCTACCGCGAGACGGGCCGGTCGCTGGAGCTGCTCACGGAGCTGCGCCATGTGTCCGCGCTGAGCCTCCAGATGGGCGACGTGGCGGGGACGCTGGCCGCGTACGAAGAAGAGGCACGGCTCGCGGAGAACACGGGGCGCGCGGACGACGCGCTGCGGGCGCTGGCGGACGCGCGGGACCTGTTGCAGTCGCGGAGCCGCGCACCGGAGGCCGCCGCGTGCGAGCGTCGGCGCGCGGAGCTGCTGCGCGACGTGAAGCTGGACCTGCCGGCGGCGGAGAGCGCGCTGGACCGGGCCTTCTCGTTGGCGGAGGACCTGGGCACCGCGAGGCTGGGCGCCGCGCTGGCCGAGCGCCGGGACGACGCCGAGGCGGAGGCGCTCTGGCTGGAGCGCGCGCTGCCGCTGCTCGAGGACGCGAAGGAAGCGGCGTCGCTCCGGCTGCGGCTGGCGAAGCTGCACCTGGGCGTGCTCGCCGACGTGGAGGAGGCGGAGCGCTTCCTGCGCGGAGCGCTGCGACAAGACCGCTCGCTCGACGAGGCCGAGGCGCTGCTGGCCCGGCTGCTGGAGCGCGACGGCCGCCTGGCGGAGCTGGCCGCCTGGTACGAGGAGTGCGCCGAGAGCGAAGCGGACAACGAGCGTCGCGCGGAGTTGCTGCAACGCGCGGCGGTGCTCTACCGCGACAGGGCGGGGCGTCCGGACGCGGCGGCTGCTGCCTTCATCGCGGCACGCTCCGCGCGGCCTGATGACCTGGACCTCACCGCGCAGGCCGCGGAGCTGTTGCACGAGGTGAAGCGGCACGCGGATGCCGCCGAGTTCGACGCGGTGCTGCTGGAGGCCGACCCCTTCCGCGAGCCCATCTTCACCCGGCACCGGGCCTTCCTGGAGGAGACGGGGGACCCGCAGTCGCTCGCGGAGTTGATGCTGCGCCGGGCCCAGCGCCAGGAGGCCGTGGACGCGGCGGACAGCTACCTCGCGGCCGCGCGAGCCTTCCTCGCGGCGGGTGCCCGGGAGCGCGCGCTGTTGTGCGAGGACCGCGCCTTCGAGCTGAGCCCCGCGAGCGCGGAGGCCTTCGAGCGCGTGCGCGAGCGCGCGGCCGGAGACGTGCGCCGGTTGTCGGAGCTGCTGGCCCAGCGTGCCGCCGCACTGCCTCCGGAGGAAGCGTTGCCGCTCTGGCGCGAGCGCGCCACCCGGCTGCTCGACGCGGGCGAGGCGCTGCTGGCCGCGGAGGCCTTCGACGCCTACCTGTCCAACGCGGGCCAGGACGTGGAAGCGCTGTCCGCGCGAGCGGAGCTGGCCGCCCAGAGTGGAGGCCCCGCCGCCGCGCGCCCGTATGACCGGCGCCTGCTGTCGGCCGGTGGAGACGCGCTGCCCCTGGCCGTGCGCGCGCGGACGTGGCTGCGGCTGGGCCATGCCTCGCTGGGCGCGAACGCGTACCACGACGCGGCGGACGCCTTCGAGTCCGTGGTGGCCCTGGAGCCGGACAGCGATCGCGGCCGTGAAGCCCTGTCGCTGCTGGCGGAAGTCCACTCGCGCACGGGCAACGCGCCGGGCCTGTACCGCGCTTCGCTGCAGCTCGCCCGACGGGCCGAGGACACTGCGACGGCGGAGGTGCTGTACCGCCGCGCGGCGGACCTCTTCGACGACCCGAAGGACGCCATCGACGCGCTCCTGCCCCTTGCTCGGCTGCGGCCGGCCGATGCCGCGGTCATCGACCGCGCGGTGGCGGGCCTGCGTGCGATGGGCCGCCACGGAGACCTGCTGGCGGTGTACGAGTCCGGCGCGGAGGCCGCGGGAGGCACTCGCGCGGCCGAGCTGCTCCTGGCCGCCGCGACGGTGGCCGCCGAATCGCTCGCGGATCTGGACGCGGCCTGGGACCTCACGCAGCGCGCGGCGGAGGCCGCGCCCGAGGATGTCACCGCGCTCAAGGCCCTGGTGGCGGGCCTGCGCGAGCGGAGTGACACGGCGCGGCTTCGCGAGGCGCTGGAGCAGTTGGTTCCGCGTCTGGAGGACGCGGACGAGGCGGCCCTGGCGAGGCTGGAGCTGGCCGCGCTGTTGCGGGCCGCGGACATGGCCTCGCGTGCGCGCGAGGTGCTGGAAGCGGTGGTGGAGCGCGGCACTTCGGGAGCCGGTTACGCCGTCGCGCTCGAGGAGCTGGAGAAGCTGTCGAGTGACGGGCCCGCGCGCCGGGCCGAGGTCCGGGTGGCGCGCGCGGAGCTGAGCGTTGGACGCGAGCGCCTGGTGCTCCTGCTGTCGGCCGCGCGGGACTTCGAGAGCGCGGGCCGTCTGCCAGATGCACTGAAGGCGGCGAAGGCCGCGGCGGCGACGGAGCCGGACGTGGACGCCTCGCTGCGGGTCGCCCACCTGTACCGCGCCTCGGGGGACGCGCCTCGGGCCGCCCAGTCGTTGCTGCAAGCGGCGCGGCTGGCCTCGCCGGAGGAGCGTCCGCCGCTGCTGCTGGAGGCGGCCGACCTCTGGGAGAAGGCGGGGGCCCACGGTGACGCGCTGGAGGTCATCGAGCGCATCGCCACCGAGGCGCCGGACATGCTGCCGCCTTCGGAGCTGGCGGAGCGCTTTGGTCGGCTCGGCGCCTTCACGCGCGCGCTCGAAGTGGGCTTCGTGCCCGCGATGGCCGCGGGTGAGCTGACGGACGCGCTGGCCATGGCCGCGCAGGCCGGAGACGTCGCGCGCACTCGCGAAGCGCTGTGGGCGCTGGCGGCCAACCCCGACGCGGACACCGCCCATGCCTCCGCGCTCGCGGACGGGCTGCGCGCGGAAGAGGACGCGGAGGGCCTGTTGGAGCTCGCGGCCCTGTCCGCCCCGCGCGACCTGGCGTTCGCCGTGGTGCTGCGCGACGAGGTGCTGCGCTCCGCGGACGCCCCGCTGCTCCCGCGACTGCGCGCCCTGGACGAGCTGTCCTCCGACGCCTCTTTCGCCGCGCGGCTCACGCTGCTGCTGCCGGGACTGGAGAAGCTCCCGGAAGGGCTCGCGGAGGCCGTGCTCCAGCGCGTCCGTGCCCTGCCCGATGCGGCGCGCGTGGAAGCGCTGGCCATGGCGGCGGAAGGGTGGAGCTCGCGCCGCAAGTCCCTGCTGCGGGAGCGTCACGCGCTGGAGCTGGGACTGGGCCGCTTCGAGGCCGCCGTGCGCACGCTGTCGCGCCTCATCGAAGTGGAGGAGGACTCGCGCGTCCTCGCCACGCTGCACCTGGAGCAGGGCGAGCTGTGGCTCAGCCCGGTGGAGAAGCCGGACGAGGCCCGCGCCGCTTTCGAGCGAGCGCTCGCCGCCGACGCCTCCTGCATGCCCGCGCTGCGCAACCTGCTGGCGCTGGTGGACGAACTGCGGCAGCCCGCCGAGTTCGTGGCGCTCGCCGAGCGACTGACGGTGGAGGAAGGGCCCGACGCCGCGTCGCCTCATCGCGAGCGGCTGGCGGATGCCTACGAGGCGCTGGGACAGGTGGCGGACGCCGTCGCGCAGTTGGAGGCGCTGCCGGAGACAGAGGAGCGCCTGGCCCGCCGCGCGAGGTTGGCGGAGCAGCGCGGCCTCACCGGAGAAGCCCTCGCGCTGCGCGAGCGGCTCACCGACGAGCCGGTGGTGCTGGAGTCCATCCTCCGCGGCTACCTGGACGCGCAGCTCGTGTCCCCCGCGGCGAGGCTCGCCGAGCGGCTCTTCGACGCGGGTGTCCTGTCCGCCGAGGGACTTCGCCTGGCCTGTGAGCGTCTCTCTCCAGTGCCCGAGGGCGCGCCGTTCGCCGCGAGGGTGTGGCCGGAGCTGCTGCGTGCCTCGCCGTTGGACGTGGATGGCTGGACGCTCTTCGCTGAGGCGCTGCGGCTCCTCGGGCGTCTGGAGTCCGCCGAGAAGGCGGATGGCGTGGGCGCGGCGCTGTCCTCCAGCACGGCGCCCGCGACGGCGGCCCACATCACGCCGCTGCCAATCCCCTCGGGTTTCCACCATCCGCTCCCGGCCAACGCGCTACCGGTGACGGCCGAGCGCTTCCCGCGACTGTTCGCCGCGCTGCGCCCGCTGCTCTCGTCGTTGGGTGCGAGCGGGCTTCGGGTGAACGTGGACCCCGTGGGGGGCGTCGAGGCGTACCTGGCCAGCTCGGAGGAGCTGGTGCTGGGGGCCGGTGCCCTCTCGTGCTTCGGCTCGGTGGAGCTGGGCTACCTGTGCGCGCTGGCCCTCTCGCTGGGCGAGTCCGGCGTGGCGCTGGCTCGGCCCGGTGAGGTGGCCGGCTTCGAGATCTCCGCGGTGGCGGCCTTCCAGGCGGTGCCCGCGTCGCTCGCGGCGGGGCGAGTCCTGGCTCGGCTGGATGCCGAGGTGCGTGGGAGTGACCCGGCGCGGGTGGATGTGGGCGCCGTGCTCGCTCGCGGAGGCGCCTTCCGGGCCGTG